Proteins from one Desulfitobacterium chlororespirans DSM 11544 genomic window:
- a CDS encoding cytochrome c3 family protein yields MKMTSVKKVPDTKAIGVVMIVIMLFALTTLVFGCTPSTETGTKGSAETGAKDNSPEAPANDPYAVTFTWETNADCSVCHQKEQNSFADATTKAGVHSTLPCSTCHTDSALSTVHEKVTSASKTPIRLRSTKVEQATCLNCHENLESLAQKSAGTTVLTDAKGTVVNPHALPETSDHAIISCVSCHKMHTAEAVEKTAQDLCISCHHEKVFTCYTCHD; encoded by the coding sequence ATGAAGATGACATCTGTAAAGAAAGTACCTGATACCAAGGCCATCGGGGTGGTTATGATTGTAATCATGCTGTTTGCCCTGACTACCCTTGTCTTCGGCTGTACTCCCAGCACCGAAACCGGTACGAAGGGCAGTGCCGAAACAGGCGCGAAGGACAACTCCCCGGAAGCTCCAGCGAACGACCCCTATGCTGTCACGTTCACCTGGGAGACCAATGCTGATTGCAGTGTGTGTCACCAAAAGGAACAGAATTCCTTTGCCGACGCCACCACAAAGGCAGGGGTTCACTCCACCCTCCCCTGCTCGACCTGCCATACGGACAGCGCCCTTTCTACCGTTCATGAAAAGGTAACGAGCGCCTCCAAGACACCGATCCGGCTGAGGTCGACAAAGGTTGAACAGGCTACCTGCCTGAACTGCCACGAAAACCTTGAGAGCCTTGCGCAAAAATCAGCCGGCACAACTGTTCTTACCGACGCCAAAGGTACGGTTGTCAATCCGCATGCACTGCCCGAAACCAGCGACCACGCCATCATTTCCTGTGTTAGCTGCCATAAGATGCATACCGCTGAAGCAGTGGAGAAAACTGCGCAGGATCTTTGTATAAGCTGCCATCACGAAAAGGTTTTCACATGCTACACCTGTCACGATTGA
- a CDS encoding nitrilase-related carbon-nitrogen hydrolase — translation MRLACLQVEAQDWQNSKKAWLEIRKLILEAAQHHDLIIVPESVYPAYFLPQSEKPDTEDSLEEIFNELKEICKKTQTYLAFGYADNNQNLASLLNPKGEEIAKKSKSNLWHFDKRWFTQGAEVVTADTEYGKVGIVICADARLPELVRSVALENVKLIIDLANLTATGPELDKLSNAQSDYMLATRARENKVWLAVADKWGIEADTVTYAGRSAVYSPDGTCVAKAPSDRNMIVSAEIPTDANGEIQCTSDEELPVRHPDLYSILATETIKLPVYRYLAEAVIPELLTPYVIVNSLANHELSQGTKIKHIKRVLEQEPDLIILPTSINEEDIAEYQSLLKDNQFIVLSEGSDGQTRTRLIDNKEILASYITVDSVPQKDPFIQENNFPVIRKLPFGRIGFLHEKEMLLPEAARCSMLNGADAIIWQHGMSFAKAAPLARTRAAENRIFIFAVYSDTLGDSPHAASFIVDPAGNIIASTLFNRPLHATGAYCNFCNARLKSVVPGTHIVFDRRPRSYEKMVQS, via the coding sequence ATGAGATTAGCATGTTTACAAGTCGAAGCTCAGGATTGGCAGAATTCTAAAAAAGCTTGGTTGGAGATCAGAAAGTTAATACTGGAAGCTGCGCAACATCATGATTTGATTATTGTTCCGGAAAGTGTTTATCCGGCCTATTTCCTGCCTCAAAGTGAAAAACCGGATACGGAGGATTCTTTAGAAGAAATTTTCAACGAGTTAAAAGAAATCTGTAAGAAAACACAGACATATCTTGCTTTCGGCTATGCTGACAATAATCAAAACCTTGCCAGTCTATTGAACCCAAAGGGAGAAGAAATCGCTAAAAAATCAAAAAGCAATCTCTGGCATTTTGATAAAAGATGGTTCACCCAAGGGGCGGAAGTAGTCACGGCGGATACGGAATACGGCAAGGTTGGTATCGTTATCTGTGCAGATGCACGCTTGCCGGAACTGGTTCGCAGTGTCGCCCTTGAAAATGTAAAACTCATTATTGATCTGGCCAATTTGACGGCAACCGGACCGGAGCTTGATAAACTGAGCAATGCACAAAGCGACTACATGCTGGCGACAAGAGCCCGGGAGAATAAAGTCTGGCTGGCTGTTGCCGATAAATGGGGGATCGAAGCCGATACAGTTACCTATGCCGGCCGTTCTGCTGTGTACAGCCCTGATGGAACATGTGTCGCCAAAGCCCCATCCGATCGGAATATGATAGTTTCCGCAGAAATCCCCACAGATGCCAACGGTGAGATTCAATGCACTTCTGATGAGGAGCTGCCAGTCAGGCATCCGGATTTGTACAGTATTTTAGCCACTGAAACAATAAAATTGCCGGTGTATCGCTATTTGGCGGAAGCCGTTATACCTGAACTGTTAACACCCTACGTCATCGTCAACAGTCTGGCCAATCATGAGCTTTCTCAAGGCACTAAAATTAAACATATTAAGCGGGTGTTAGAGCAAGAGCCGGATCTTATTATTTTACCCACATCTATAAATGAAGAAGATATTGCTGAATACCAGAGCTTACTAAAAGATAATCAATTTATAGTCCTATCGGAAGGGAGCGACGGTCAAACAAGGACCCGTTTAATTGACAACAAAGAAATTTTAGCCAGCTACATTACAGTTGACTCGGTTCCGCAAAAGGATCCATTCATCCAGGAAAACAATTTTCCTGTGATCAGAAAGCTGCCTTTCGGCAGAATTGGTTTTCTTCATGAAAAAGAGATGCTGTTGCCGGAAGCTGCCCGTTGTTCAATGCTCAATGGCGCCGATGCAATCATCTGGCAGCATGGCATGTCCTTTGCGAAGGCCGCTCCTTTAGCCCGGACAAGGGCTGCCGAGAACCGGATTTTTATTTTTGCAGTATACTCCGATACTTTGGGCGATTCTCCTCATGCCGCAAGCTTCATCGTTGATCCGGCAGGCAACATCATTGCTTCCACATTGTTCAATAGACCGCTTCATGCCACAGGGGCTTACTGCAATTTCTGCAATGCACGTTTAAAGTCGGTTGTGCCCGGTACTCATATTGTTTTTGACAGGCGCCCCAGAAGTTACGAAAAAATGGTTCAAAGTTAA
- the mdh gene encoding malate dehydrogenase translates to MSKKISIVGAGFTGTTTAFMLAMKGIGDIVLLDTPAKEHPTQGKALDIMEASPLTRSSVRVTGTSNYEKTADSDIIIITAGMARKPGMSREELCDINAEIVIDAVQKVVAYSPKGILIILSNPVDLMTYIALKASGLARHRVIGQSGVLDTARFRFFVADELNVAPEDVTGFVLGAHGDDMVPLVRYCSVQGIPLRQLLSDDAIGKIMERTRHAGSEIVNLLGNGSAYYAPAAALTQMVESILLNKRHVLPCIIKLEGELGYHDLVLNVPAVIGLQGVEKILAIDLQLEERELIDRSVAAVRHGIDSVLKGKMRRIS, encoded by the coding sequence ATGAGTAAGAAAATTTCCATTGTGGGAGCCGGGTTTACAGGAACGACAACGGCATTTATGCTGGCTATGAAGGGAATAGGGGATATTGTCCTCTTGGATACACCGGCAAAGGAGCATCCCACCCAAGGGAAAGCACTGGACATTATGGAAGCCAGTCCTTTGACCCGCTCCAGTGTTCGGGTAACGGGCACATCAAATTATGAAAAAACGGCGGATTCGGACATTATAATTATTACTGCGGGTATGGCCCGTAAGCCTGGAATGTCTCGAGAGGAATTATGCGATATTAATGCCGAGATTGTCATTGATGCTGTCCAGAAGGTTGTAGCCTATTCGCCCAAGGGTATTCTGATCATTCTAAGCAACCCGGTTGACCTGATGACATACATCGCTCTTAAAGCATCAGGCTTGGCACGCCATAGGGTTATTGGGCAATCGGGTGTTCTGGATACGGCGCGTTTTCGGTTTTTTGTAGCCGATGAACTTAACGTGGCTCCCGAAGATGTAACAGGATTTGTACTAGGGGCTCATGGCGATGATATGGTACCTCTTGTACGTTATTGTTCCGTTCAGGGGATACCGCTCCGGCAATTGCTGAGCGATGATGCAATCGGAAAAATTATGGAACGGACACGTCATGCCGGTTCGGAAATTGTAAATTTATTAGGTAATGGGAGTGCTTATTATGCCCCTGCAGCGGCCTTAACGCAAATGGTTGAGTCTATTTTGCTGAATAAGCGTCATGTGCTGCCGTGTATTATCAAGTTGGAGGGTGAGCTGGGTTATCATGACTTGGTATTAAATGTTCCCGCAGTCATCGGTCTGCAGGGGGTGGAGAAGATATTAGCGATTGACTTGCAGCTGGAGGAAAGGGAATTAATCGACCGTTCCGTAGCCGCGGTCAGGCATGGTATAGATTCTGTTTTGAAAGGGAAGATGCGGCGGATTAGTTAA
- a CDS encoding PucR family transcriptional regulator yields the protein MRDTMITVGEVLTTKAFEKAKVIAGNEGIHNLVRTITVAEVPDAAEWLRGQELVCTTGFFVRDNSVSQVRWIESLIHHGASALAIKTSRFLGDISGSVKIIANTRKFPIISLPDDSTWPFVIESVMNRITEEQIEKLRQMDEIHTRLTQLVLEGESVQSIAQTLALSTKNPVIVNDARFNIIGKGIPEFGVDGEKDALVYNYFLSPQFQKYMLCSDYYKKITLNRTPEALEMKAPKSPARFMIVPIFSSNVIYGFITLIETVRPYTHSDAVVLEHGATAIALKLVKTMIDTETQRAEAQQAIDALVQGRLLMASLRKYLPIGFNWSNPISVVRMNLLNYNNKGRLYLDSEAETIIEKHIMQKLKTLFGQCIMSNRGGEYTFLIPFRPEDISAIGAEIEKAFKECAADLEKDFGKDCLLVGIGGAYPEFQYLKKSYDEAQKVIEILETIHSLRPVACYNKLGIYKILFNIKDQKELSAYYKEYLSEIIIYDRKNNGDLLETLRTYVMTDGNITHTAKKLFLHPNTVTYRLKKIQTLLPESLDNYEFRTAVYFALKIYDLFKDAPD from the coding sequence ATGAGGGATACAATGATAACGGTGGGAGAAGTTCTTACCACGAAAGCCTTTGAAAAAGCTAAAGTTATAGCAGGCAATGAGGGTATCCATAATTTAGTCAGAACGATAACGGTTGCAGAAGTTCCGGATGCTGCCGAATGGCTGCGCGGTCAGGAGCTGGTTTGCACGACCGGCTTTTTTGTCCGTGATAATTCAGTATCACAGGTTCGTTGGATTGAGAGCCTTATCCATCATGGCGCCAGCGCACTGGCTATTAAAACAAGCCGCTTTCTAGGCGATATTTCAGGTTCAGTAAAAATCATTGCCAATACCAGGAAATTCCCCATTATTAGTTTGCCGGATGATTCGACTTGGCCCTTCGTCATTGAATCAGTAATGAATAGGATTACGGAGGAACAAATCGAGAAGTTGAGACAGATGGATGAAATTCATACGCGTTTAACTCAACTTGTCCTCGAAGGAGAATCAGTCCAGTCCATCGCTCAGACCCTGGCATTATCGACTAAAAACCCGGTTATTGTCAATGATGCCCGCTTTAATATTATCGGCAAAGGGATTCCGGAGTTTGGAGTGGATGGGGAAAAAGATGCGCTTGTCTATAATTACTTTTTGTCCCCGCAATTTCAGAAATATATGCTCTGCTCGGATTATTATAAAAAGATAACGCTTAATAGAACCCCTGAAGCCCTTGAAATGAAGGCACCGAAGTCTCCTGCCCGGTTTATGATCGTCCCGATTTTTTCCAGCAATGTGATCTACGGCTTCATAACATTGATTGAAACCGTCAGACCCTATACCCATTCGGATGCTGTGGTTCTCGAACATGGAGCTACGGCAATTGCTTTAAAATTAGTCAAAACGATGATTGATACTGAAACACAGAGAGCAGAAGCTCAACAGGCCATCGACGCCTTGGTTCAAGGGCGTCTTTTAATGGCATCCCTAAGAAAGTATTTACCGATTGGTTTTAACTGGTCTAACCCCATTTCTGTGGTACGGATGAATTTGCTTAACTACAATAATAAAGGCCGGTTATATTTGGATAGTGAGGCCGAAACCATTATCGAAAAGCATATTATGCAAAAACTGAAAACTCTTTTTGGGCAATGCATTATGAGCAATCGCGGAGGAGAATACACTTTTTTAATCCCCTTCAGACCTGAAGATATATCGGCAATCGGTGCTGAAATTGAAAAGGCCTTTAAGGAATGTGCCGCTGATTTAGAAAAAGACTTCGGTAAAGACTGTCTTTTGGTGGGGATTGGCGGTGCTTATCCAGAATTTCAATATTTAAAAAAGAGTTATGATGAAGCTCAAAAAGTCATTGAAATTTTGGAGACCATTCATAGCTTAAGGCCAGTTGCCTGCTACAATAAACTGGGAATTTATAAGATTCTCTTTAATATAAAGGATCAAAAAGAATTAAGTGCCTACTATAAGGAATACCTTTCTGAAATTATTATTTATGATCGGAAAAATAATGGCGATCTGCTGGAGACGTTACGAACCTATGTCATGACTGACGGCAATATCACCCATACTGCAAAAAAACTATTTCTTCATCCGAATACGGTAACGTATCGTTTAAAAAAGATACAGACCCTGCTTCCGGAGTCCTTGGATAATTATGAATTCCGAACAGCCGTTTACTTTGCCTTAAAGATATACGATTTATTTAAAGATGCACCGGACTAA
- a CDS encoding MFS transporter: MESISKRLTSRAAITLYIIMASSYIVNAMDRQVFANLVKSINQELGLTIAQGGLLSTIFAVGFGITGFFAGYMLDKWARKTVMIAGILVYSLFTIAIGISTGFIDMGTFRILTGVGEAMQQTALFTIAGVVFASRRNLAIGGLNAAYGMGAFLGPVIGVQLFTASNSWRFPFYVFGIIGIVFAVILWFVLPKDFTEFAKEASTTKKAPVASAPIAESGTSASSWISKNLILLAIANGLISFSNFGYNGLYPTFLKSALTFSASDAAFAHGFYGIGAFTGIISGYLADKYGEKKILLFALVGSMANAYLMFNVLTVPWHQAVSSFFMGAFGSGFLFVNIYALTQKVVPGNHVGKASGIASSAHYLTAGFAGGLLGTLVQAFGWSTGTLIQMVLLPIVTIICIVLVKIDPPNVAKDSSSLSS; the protein is encoded by the coding sequence ATGGAAAGCATATCAAAACGGTTAACTTCCCGTGCAGCCATCACGCTGTATATTATTATGGCCTCGTCCTATATCGTTAATGCCATGGATCGGCAAGTGTTTGCCAATCTGGTAAAGTCGATAAATCAAGAATTAGGTTTAACCATAGCACAAGGGGGACTTCTTTCCACTATATTTGCGGTAGGCTTTGGAATTACCGGGTTTTTCGCCGGATATATGTTGGACAAATGGGCCCGTAAGACAGTCATGATCGCAGGAATATTAGTTTATTCTTTATTCACTATAGCTATTGGAATTTCAACTGGCTTTATCGATATGGGAACCTTCCGGATTCTTACCGGGGTCGGAGAAGCAATGCAACAAACCGCTCTGTTTACTATAGCAGGAGTTGTTTTTGCTTCAAGAAGAAATCTGGCCATTGGTGGTTTAAATGCAGCTTATGGTATGGGGGCATTTTTAGGGCCGGTTATTGGTGTTCAGCTTTTCACCGCTTCGAATAGCTGGAGATTTCCATTTTACGTTTTTGGCATAATCGGTATTGTTTTTGCGGTGATACTATGGTTCGTTCTGCCCAAAGATTTTACTGAATTTGCGAAAGAAGCCTCAACAACTAAGAAGGCTCCCGTGGCTTCCGCTCCAATAGCAGAAAGCGGGACCAGTGCATCAAGCTGGATCAGCAAAAATCTAATTCTCCTGGCCATCGCCAATGGATTAATCAGCTTTTCCAATTTTGGCTATAACGGATTATACCCTACTTTTCTCAAGTCAGCTCTGACCTTTTCGGCAAGCGATGCAGCGTTTGCCCATGGTTTTTACGGTATCGGCGCCTTTACCGGAATAATTTCAGGGTATTTGGCAGACAAGTACGGCGAAAAGAAAATACTCCTGTTCGCGCTTGTCGGCTCCATGGCTAATGCCTACTTGATGTTTAATGTTCTGACAGTACCCTGGCACCAGGCTGTTTCGAGCTTCTTTATGGGCGCCTTTGGAAGTGGATTCCTGTTCGTAAACATCTACGCCCTTACCCAGAAAGTAGTGCCGGGAAATCATGTTGGCAAAGCTTCAGGTATAGCCTCCAGTGCCCATTACCTGACTGCAGGGTTTGCGGGCGGACTCTTGGGGACTCTCGTTCAAGCCTTTGGCTGGTCAACGGGCACCTTAATTCAAATGGTTCTTCTTCCCATTGTTACGATTATCTGTATTGTTTTGGTTAAAATTGATCCTCCAAATGTCGCTAAGGATTCTTCAAGCTTAAGTTCTTAG
- a CDS encoding dihydroorotase, with protein MYDLQIINAKILTQQGQINGCITVKDGKIEAISSSPLGNSEQTLDAKGRTVLPGFIDQHVHFMDPGENEREDFIHGTSAAAMAGVTTVIEHTHSHPIRTVEDFERKKNYVEQRALVDFGFAAHVWPGQYEELAKLWQKGIAYFKMFTCTTHGVPGQNSADLYGAFANIASFGGKVLIHCEDEALTAHNERILKRNHRNDGYVIKEWRSKAAEAVSVANVCFIAKETGAQVTLAHLSHPKVVRLVQQAKASGAKLRAEICPQYLFFEEDGLAANGPFGKFTPPARSAQESQELMELVKNGELDILASDHAPSTKAHKTAGTIWTTPFGLPGIDTTSAVMLTAVNKNKLSLERLVQIYAENPAKALGLYPKKGSISVGADADLVLVDLEKRWTIEDDLIFSKAKWSPFTGFECIGKPVMTLLRGQIIMCEGKLLGKPGDGQFAKRA; from the coding sequence ATGTATGACCTTCAAATTATTAACGCAAAAATACTGACTCAGCAAGGTCAGATTAACGGCTGCATAACAGTCAAGGACGGAAAAATTGAAGCCATAAGTTCGTCTCCGCTTGGCAACTCAGAGCAAACACTTGATGCCAAGGGGCGCACAGTGTTGCCCGGTTTTATCGATCAGCATGTGCATTTTATGGATCCGGGGGAAAATGAACGGGAAGATTTCATTCATGGCACCAGTGCGGCGGCGATGGCCGGGGTCACCACGGTAATTGAACATACTCATAGTCATCCGATTCGAACCGTTGAAGATTTTGAACGAAAAAAGAACTATGTAGAACAGAGAGCATTAGTGGATTTTGGCTTTGCTGCCCATGTATGGCCTGGTCAATATGAAGAATTGGCCAAGCTGTGGCAGAAAGGTATCGCCTATTTTAAGATGTTTACCTGCACCACCCACGGAGTTCCCGGACAGAACAGTGCGGACCTTTATGGTGCCTTTGCCAATATAGCTTCCTTTGGTGGAAAGGTATTGATTCATTGTGAAGATGAAGCCTTAACTGCACACAACGAAAGAATACTTAAGAGAAACCACCGCAATGACGGCTATGTTATCAAAGAGTGGCGGTCAAAAGCAGCTGAGGCAGTCTCTGTAGCCAATGTGTGCTTTATTGCCAAGGAGACAGGAGCTCAAGTAACCTTAGCCCATTTAAGTCATCCGAAAGTAGTCCGTTTAGTCCAGCAGGCAAAGGCCAGTGGTGCCAAACTACGGGCGGAGATTTGTCCGCAATACTTATTTTTTGAAGAAGATGGCCTTGCTGCCAATGGCCCCTTTGGAAAGTTTACTCCTCCGGCTCGTTCGGCACAAGAATCTCAGGAATTGATGGAACTCGTTAAGAATGGGGAACTGGATATTCTGGCCTCGGACCATGCCCCTTCGACCAAGGCCCATAAAACGGCGGGAACGATCTGGACAACGCCTTTCGGGCTTCCCGGTATTGACACCACCAGTGCGGTAATGCTCACGGCGGTAAACAAAAACAAACTTTCCCTGGAACGGCTGGTGCAAATTTATGCCGAGAATCCAGCCAAGGCTCTCGGTCTATATCCTAAAAAAGGAAGCATCAGCGTGGGAGCAGATGCGGATCTAGTGCTGGTCGATCTGGAGAAACGCTGGACAATCGAAGATGATCTCATCTTTTCCAAAGCAAAATGGTCACCCTTCACTGGTTTTGAATGCATAGGAAAACCTGTCATGACCCTGCTAAGGGGTCAAATCATTATGTGCGAAGGGAAACTGTTAGGGAAGCCGGGGGACGGTCAATTTGCAAAACGTGCTTAA
- a CDS encoding FAD-binding protein, whose protein sequence is MSEKHGKTNSKNLSRRDFLRNTGILAGGAVLGTGLLAGCSEGAAKDTPAPAGEAWDYEADVIVCGTGPAGLACAAAAAEAGVSVIAIDSNDKIGGKGILAGGNLGIGGGTRMQITAGFEETAEIIYEDRTVPNLRTDKTMVVETVDGREVEMGQWRKISGAEDGEGMARAFADNSLDTWNWLDIMGVPFIKANVSQMAAVYRGSRYYSTTSPRLVDRENGKDGDMQAGGAGLCWPIYDTAVDNGAQFILNCKMTKILRAEGDRAGRVIGIEATLDGKTVRMKGNKAVFLGTGSWKGSTKLKQLFLPWLAKYPHISGEPYVWNDGNGIEAALDAGASLSTDRGSDWHGWHRHPGTLWHSIKMPFGLPGTAEPLDSECIYVNAEGKRFMNEEIGEDNPAWVGGSKPFYFAQLCAAQTTDKDGPVVWIILDETSRAKQELKFIVGETVEDFMYGTADTLEELAAAIKVPADALAASVTRYNELVGKGADEDFAKKHLNAKIAAAPFHAVKWGIQKHNTLGGVTINPKAQVVDWDLEPIPGLYAAGESAGNMDLIGLAKPIVFGRIAGMTIAREE, encoded by the coding sequence ATGTCAGAAAAACATGGGAAAACCAATAGTAAAAACCTTTCCCGAAGAGATTTTTTACGCAATACCGGTATACTTGCAGGAGGTGCTGTTCTTGGTACAGGTCTCTTAGCCGGATGCTCGGAAGGTGCAGCAAAAGATACTCCGGCTCCGGCTGGTGAGGCGTGGGATTATGAGGCCGACGTCATCGTCTGCGGTACGGGCCCGGCCGGCCTCGCCTGCGCAGCGGCGGCAGCCGAAGCCGGAGTGAGCGTCATCGCCATTGATTCCAATGACAAGATAGGCGGCAAGGGCATCCTGGCGGGCGGCAACCTGGGTATCGGCGGCGGCACCCGTATGCAGATCACGGCCGGTTTCGAGGAAACGGCGGAAATTATCTATGAGGACCGCACTGTCCCCAACCTGCGTACCGACAAAACCATGGTCGTTGAAACGGTGGATGGCCGCGAAGTGGAGATGGGCCAATGGCGCAAAATCTCAGGCGCCGAGGACGGCGAGGGCATGGCCCGTGCTTTCGCGGACAACAGCCTGGACACCTGGAACTGGCTCGACATTATGGGCGTTCCGTTTATTAAGGCCAATGTCAGTCAGATGGCGGCGGTCTATCGCGGTTCGCGCTACTACTCTACCACAAGCCCCCGCCTCGTGGATCGCGAGAATGGCAAAGACGGCGATATGCAGGCAGGCGGTGCCGGTCTGTGCTGGCCGATCTATGACACGGCGGTGGACAACGGCGCCCAGTTCATCCTGAACTGCAAGATGACCAAGATCCTGCGTGCCGAGGGCGACCGTGCCGGCCGCGTCATCGGCATCGAGGCCACCCTTGACGGCAAGACCGTCCGCATGAAAGGCAACAAGGCTGTCTTCCTCGGCACCGGCAGCTGGAAGGGATCCACGAAACTTAAACAGCTCTTCCTCCCCTGGCTCGCCAAATACCCGCATATCAGCGGCGAGCCCTATGTGTGGAATGACGGCAACGGCATCGAAGCTGCCCTCGACGCCGGAGCGTCGCTGTCCACTGACCGCGGCAGCGACTGGCACGGCTGGCACCGCCATCCCGGCACACTCTGGCACAGCATCAAAATGCCCTTCGGTCTGCCCGGCACCGCCGAACCTCTCGACAGTGAGTGCATCTACGTCAATGCCGAGGGTAAGCGTTTTATGAATGAAGAGATCGGCGAAGACAACCCGGCCTGGGTAGGCGGCTCGAAACCTTTCTATTTCGCTCAGCTTTGCGCCGCCCAGACCACGGACAAGGACGGCCCGGTGGTCTGGATCATTCTCGACGAGACCTCCCGTGCCAAGCAGGAACTTAAGTTCATTGTTGGTGAGACCGTCGAGGACTTCATGTACGGCACCGCCGACACACTTGAAGAGCTGGCAGCCGCCATCAAAGTGCCCGCCGATGCTTTGGCGGCCTCAGTGACCCGCTATAACGAGCTCGTGGGCAAAGGTGCGGATGAAGACTTTGCGAAGAAGCACCTCAACGCCAAGATCGCTGCTGCACCCTTCCACGCTGTCAAATGGGGTATCCAGAAGCACAACACCCTAGGCGGTGTGACCATCAACCCCAAGGCTCAGGTGGTCGACTGGGATCTCGAACCCATCCCCGGCCTGTATGCTGCCGGCGAGAGCGCGGGCAACATGGATCTGATCGGCCTGGCCAAACCCATCGTGTTTGGACGCATTGCCGGCATGACCATTGCACGTGAGGAGTAG
- a CDS encoding M24 family metallopeptidase, giving the protein MVKIEHNVRYQGRPSQQEMQRRWNLAREFMKERGLDYLVTQANDGVLCQYVRWFAEVRPLHYTYLLFDKEGGMTMISHGGAGGKAIPWEVGLTNNIAIPVFNNACYADSFAAEKAVEVIQKKGCRRLGFIGMNLITVGFYNNLIKRLPGIETVDVTDEFDYLVAVKSAEELRFLQAACDLHDAAAYAIPSLVYAGRLEREFGADLYRLAMLMGADEYLSNLFVCSSRLAGPMFPLHYQNKIIEEGDALNVLFEVPTMEGYYADLHRYFNVGAPAPEMLEVMAAGIEIQDYLADLCKTGVKGNEVFEACNEWLTKNGFDPETRLCGHGQGYGLVERPYFDAFDNMELKENMYLAIHPTVKAKGASVQIGDNYVVTAGGAKRLTKHPRGLTII; this is encoded by the coding sequence ATGGTTAAAATTGAACATAATGTCCGTTATCAGGGCAGACCTTCTCAGCAGGAAATGCAGCGCCGTTGGAATCTGGCCAGGGAGTTCATGAAGGAGCGTGGGCTGGATTATCTTGTTACTCAGGCCAATGACGGGGTACTCTGTCAATATGTCCGCTGGTTTGCTGAAGTTCGCCCGCTTCATTACACCTACCTGCTTTTTGACAAAGAAGGCGGTATGACCATGATCAGCCATGGCGGAGCGGGGGGCAAAGCCATACCATGGGAAGTCGGTCTTACCAACAACATTGCCATTCCTGTTTTCAATAATGCCTGTTACGCTGATTCCTTTGCCGCTGAAAAGGCTGTGGAAGTGATCCAAAAGAAAGGGTGCCGGAGGCTGGGGTTCATCGGCATGAACCTTATTACAGTAGGTTTCTATAATAATCTGATTAAAAGACTGCCAGGAATTGAGACGGTCGATGTCACCGATGAGTTTGACTATCTTGTCGCTGTCAAATCAGCAGAAGAGCTGCGCTTTCTGCAGGCTGCCTGTGACTTACACGATGCGGCTGCTTATGCGATTCCGTCCCTTGTTTACGCGGGACGTCTGGAGCGTGAGTTTGGTGCGGATCTTTATCGCCTTGCCATGTTAATGGGTGCGGATGAGTACCTCTCCAACCTCTTCGTCTGCTCTTCACGCCTTGCAGGTCCTATGTTCCCCCTTCATTATCAGAATAAGATCATTGAGGAGGGGGACGCTCTGAACGTGTTGTTTGAGGTGCCGACAATGGAAGGTTACTATGCCGACCTGCACCGTTATTTCAATGTTGGTGCGCCTGCTCCTGAAATGCTGGAGGTTATGGCGGCCGGGATTGAGATTCAGGATTATTTAGCGGATTTGTGTAAGACGGGCGTAAAGGGTAACGAGGTATTTGAGGCGTGCAATGAATGGCTTACCAAGAACGGATTTGATCCTGAAACCCGTTTGTGCGGCCATGGACAGGGCTACGGTCTTGTCGAGCGCCCCTATTTCGATGCCTTTGACAACATGGAACTCAAAGAGAACATGTACCTTGCTATTCATCCCACAGTTAAGGCTAAGGGAGCTTCCGTTCAGATCGGTGATAATTATGTGGTGACTGCCGGCGGCGCCAAACGCCTGACCAAACATCCCCGCGGGTTAACCATTATTTAA